CTTGCGACCACGCAGGCTATCGACTTAAAACTCACCTGATAAAGGCGTTTCCTCATATTGAGTGGATTGATCTGGGTGCCTTTGACGAAAACCGAGTGGACTACCCCGACTATGCATCAATTCTTTGTGAAAGGCTTTTAAATAGGCCTCAGTCAAAGGGGTTTTGATTTGTGGCTCAGGACAGGGGATGTCCATGAGGGGCTAATAAATACCCTCACATCCGGGCGGCTGTCGTTTGGTCTGAGGTCACGGTTAAATTGGCTCGTGAACACAATGATGCGAACGTCATCTGTTTGGGCGCCCGACTGATCGAGCCAGCTCTCGCAGAGACTTACTGCAATTCTTTTGACAACAGCATTTGAGGGCGGACGACACACAGATCGAGTGGAAGAAAATTGGTCAGCCCGTAAAAGTTAAATAAATAAGTAGAAGCAAGGAGAGCCTATGTCTGAATTGAATGAATCAGATCCTCAGATTGCAGCAATTATCGCAGCAGAAATGCATCGTCAGCAAAATGGCCTGGAGATGATTGCAAGTGAGAACTACACATCTCGTGCCGTCATGGAAGCTCAGGCTCTTGCCTGACCAACAAGTACGCCGAAGGCTATCCCGGAAAGCGCTACTATGGAGGCTGTGAAGAGGTCGATAAATCTGAGCAACTGCAATAGATCGAGCCAAACAGCTTTTTGGCTGCGAGCATGCAAATGTTCAGCCTCATTCAGGGTCTCAAGCCAATATGGCTGTTTTTTTTGGCAGCCGCTCAGGCGGGAGATACCATCTTGGGTATGGACCTATCCCACGGGGACACCTCACACACGGCTGTCCTGTCAATTTTAGTGGCTTCCTCTTCAAGGCCACCCATTATGGAGCTCGATTCAAAACAGAGCTTCTTGATTACAACGAAATTCGCGACATCGCAAAAAAATGCCGACCCACTTTGCTTATTGCCGGTTACAGCGCTTACCCAAGAATCTTGATTTTGCTAAGTTCCAGGAAATCGCCAGAGAAGTCGAGCAAAACTCTTAGTTGATATGGCTCATTTCGCTGGATTGGTGGCTGGTGGAGTTCACCCCTCCTATTCCTTATGCTGATTACACGACGACAACAACGCACAAAACACTTCGTGGACCACGTGGCGGAATGATACTTTGTAGTGAGGACAATTCAAAAAGTATCAATAGTAAAATCTTTCCGGGCATTCAAGGAGGTCCTCTTGAGCACGTCATCGCTGCGAGGGCTGTGGCTTTTGGTGAAGCGCTGAAACCTGAATTCCAAGTCTTACTGTGAAAGCGTTATTGAAAACGCAAAGGTTCTCGCGAGACGCTCATGACTAGCGGTTTTAAGCTGGTCACAAATGGAACAGAAAATCATCTGATGCTCATCGACTTGTTCAGCAAAAATGTGACTGGAAAAGATGCGGAAAAGCTACTTGGTCAAGCTGGAATCACTGTCAACAAGAACACGGTCCTAACGAGAAACGTTCACCTTTTTGTTACCAGTGGAATTCAAATTGGAACTCCTGCCTCACGACTCGGGGAATGAAAAAGAAGAGATGAAAGCAATAGGAGGATGGATTGCAGACGTCCTGGACCATCCAACCGACGAATCCTTCACTACAAAAGTCCGAAACCAAATTCTTGAACTGTGTCAGCGATATCCGATATACTGAGCCGGTGTGTAATCCTTTGTTGTTGTCATTTTTAATCCTCCGCTGCTGCTCGTTTCTTGTTCTTCATTTGTGGGTCCAGGGAGTTGACATCAACAGGGTCGACATCAGCTGCCGACGTTGCAGCCCTATGACCTCCTCTTGCCTGAGTTCCAAGCTCCTTATCTCAGGCCCGGACCTCGCAATGGGGCGGCCCCTTTTTAGTGAGACTTTCGTTGGACTGGCCGGTTAATTCCGCCAAACTCACTAAAAATTTCGGCCTCCTTCAAATCTCAGCCACCAAGGAATTGATCTGTCTGGAAGAATGAACACTCCAATACTGGCGGCCCACAGTGGAATTGTGGTGTATGCCGGAGGTGGATTTAAAGGCTATGGCAAATTGATCATTATCGAATTTAATGATGAATGGGCAACGCTTTACGGTCACCTCAACCGCTTTCAAGTTAAAACTGGAGATTGGGTTGCAAAAGGACAAACGATCGGAAAGATGGGACGAACAGGACGAGTTTCGGGCGTTCATTTGCACTTTGAGTTGATCCATCGCAAACAGCCCATAGACCCGCTTTCCCTCCTCCGTTGGCAAGGTGAAGTTGCAGCTCATTTCTCAGATCGAGGCCTTCTCGCAAACAGTTACTAGTATAAACTGGCCCACTTGATTGTTGTGTCCAAACTCCAAGGAAGCCTGACTGAAGCAATCTCAGAAATTCAGGATCTTCAAACATACGTCCGGCAGCAGCGCTCACGTTGTGAGCACTGCACCAAGCCGAACTCGATCCTGAAATCCTGAGACTTGCTTCAGTCAGCTCCCTGTGTCTTTTGGACACAACAGAATCACCGAAGGCTTGCGAGCCAGCTTTTTTTGACCCCCCCCTTGGCCGGCATTCGACTCATGCAAAAATTAATTAATCTGTCGTCGGCGTCCGTCCGACTTTCTGAAAAAGGATTCCAACTTCGGATGGCGATCATGACAAATGACAGTGAAAGCTGCGAGAA
Above is a genomic segment from Bdellovibrionales bacterium containing:
- a CDS encoding RpiB/LacA/LacB family sugar-phosphate isomerase encodes the protein MIACDHAGYRLKTHLIKAFPHIEWIDLGAFDENRVDYPDYASILCERLLNRPQSKGF
- a CDS encoding RpiB/LacA/LacB family sugar-phosphate isomerase, which codes for MRAAVVWSEVTVKLAREHNDANVICLGARLIEPALAETYCNSFDNSI
- a CDS encoding M23 family metallopeptidase, with the translated sequence MNTPILAAHSGIVVYAGGGFKGYGKLIIIEFNDEWATLYGHLNRFQVKTGDWVAKGQTIGKMGRTGRVSGVHLHFELIHRKQPIDPLSLLRWQGEVAAHFSDRGLLANSY